DNA from Streptomyces sp. Edi4:
CGCAGTTCCCCGCGCCCCTGGTGGGGCTGGTGCTGGCCCACCCGGCATACCTCAGCCCGTCCGGCGGTCAGCGCAGGGGGAGGGCCGCCAGTTCGGCGATCGTCGCGGTCACCGGGGTGAAGACGGCCAGCAGGGCCAGGGTGCGCAGGGCCGCCGCGCCCCGCAGCGTGGCGGCGGGGGCGCCGAGGGAGAGAAGGGCCGCCGTGGTGTGGGCCCGGGCATGGCGGGACTCCAGGGTCGCGGTCAGCAGCGTCGCCACCGTGCAGCTCATGACGAGCCCCGCACCGAGCCCCGTGAGCGGACCGAAGGGATGCGGTCCGGGCCGGCCCCCGTACAGGGCCGCCGCCGCGATCGCCGCCGACGCCACCGCGCACACCACCCCCAGGGGCCGCCCGATGCGCCGGGCCTCCGCCATCAGGACCCGGCCCGCGAGCAGGCGGGCGGCGCCCGGGCGGCCCAGTTGCAGCAGCCGTCCGCTGAAGTGCGCGAGCGCGGGGCCCGCGAGCGCCAGACCGAGCGCGGTCAGCGCCCACCCGCCGAGGAGTCCCGCCGGGCTGCCCTCGGGGTGGCCCGGCATCGGGAAGGCCGAGCCCGGGGCGCCCCGGCTCGCGTACGTCTCCACCGCGAGGCCGGCCGTGATGAGCACGCACCCCCACGGCAGCCCGTTCGGCGCGGGCGCCGGCTCCTCGGGGTGCACCGGGTCGCTGCGCTCGCCCGGTCGCGTTGCCGAGCGCGGGCGCAGCGCGACCCCGGCCGCGACCGACGCCGTCACCGGCAGCACGGCGAGCAGGGTCAGGGCGGCCGCCACCGGCATCGGCTGGTCCGCGGCGAGCAGACCGGCCGCGGCGCCGTCGAAGGGGAGCCCGGTGATGTCGCCGCGCAGATGCAGACAGACCAGGAGCGCCACCGCCGAGCCCAGCGTGCAGGTGACCGCCGTGGAGGCGGCGGCGATCACCGCGAGGCGGGCGGGACCAAGGCCCACGGCGGACAGCCCCGGACGCGGCCGGGTGCTGGGATCGGTGCGGGCCACCGCGACCGCGAAGTGCGCCGTGGCCGCGACCGGGACCGCGCACCACAGCAGCCGCAGCACGGACGCGCCGGGGTGGCCGACGGCGTGGCCGAGCGTGCACAGCAGCAGGAAACCGACCCCGGCGGACGCCGCGGACACCAGCAGTCGGCGCAGCAGGACCAGCGGATGGGTGCCGCGGGCTAGACGGAGAGCGAGCACGCGGCGATACCCTCCGTATCCGAACCATCCGTGGTGACACGGGAGTTGACCCGGCGGCCGTCGATGAGGACCACGGTGCGGTCGGCCAGCTCGGCCACGTCCGTGTCATGGGTCGCGATCAGCGTGGTGATGCGGTGCGAGCGGACCGCGGTGAGCAGGGTGCGCAGCACCTGCGCCCCGTCGGCGCGGTGCAGGGTCGCGGTGGGCTCGTCGGCGAAGAGCACGGTGGGCCCGGTGACCAGGGCGCGCGCGATCGCCACGCGCTGGCGCTCGGCCTGGAGCAGGGCGTGCGGCCGGCGCTTGGCGCAGGTGTCGACGTCGAGGCGTTCCAGCCATTCGAGGGCCGCCTTCTTCGCGTCGCGGTGCGGGGCGCCGCGCAGGAGCAGCGGCAGGGCGGCGTTCTCCCAGGCGCTGAGTTCGGGGACCAGGGTCGGCTCGGGGTCGATCCAGGCGAACCGGTCGCGGCGCAGCCGTTCACGGCTCACCGCGCCCAGCGTGTGGACGGGCACGCTGTTGAACCACACCTCGCCCTCGTCCGGCACCAAGGTGCCCGACAGGCAGCGCAGCAGGGTCGTCTTGCCGCAGCCGCGCGGGCCGCCCACGGCAAGGATCTCGCCCTCGCGCACCCCCACGCCCACCCCGGTCAGGGCGGGCGAGCCGCTGTGGGAATGGTGCAGGGAACGTGCCCACAGCACGTCGTTGTCCGGCGGAGCCACCATGGTGCACACCTCGGTTCAGATCAGATTTCCTGTTCCCGCTCCCCGTACGGGGGAACGAAGGCAGGGCCGATCGGTCACTGGGCACGCTAGGCAGTGGGGTGTGGCTGTCCCAACAGCACGCGGCCCGGCCGCTCCCATCTCACTCGGATGGGCGCGGCCGGGCCGTGGGCGGGATGCTCAGAGCTTGGTCCAGGCCTCCGTCAGGACCTGGCGCAGGACGCCCTCGATCTCGTCGAAGGTCGACTGGTCGGAGATCAGCGGCGGGGCGAGCTGGACGACCGGGTCGCCGCGGTCGTCAGCCCGGCAGTACAGGCCGTTGTCGTACAGCGCCTTGGAGAGGAACCCGTACAGGACGCGCTCGGTCTCCTCGTCGTTGAAGCTCTCCTTGGTGACCTTGTCCTTCACCAGCTCGATGCCGTAGAAGAAGCCGTTGCCGCGGACGTCGCCGACGATCGGCAGGTCGTGCAGCTTCTTGAGGGTGTCGAAGAAGGCGCCCTCGTTGTCCAGCACGTGCTGGTTGAGGCCTTCCTTCTCGAAGATGTCGAGGTTTGCCAGGCCCACCGCGGCGGAGACCGGGTGGCCGCCGAAGGTGTAGCCGTGCAGGAAGGTGTTGTCACCCTTGTAGAACGGCTCGGCGAGCTTGTCGGAGATGATGCAGGCGCCGATCGGGGAGTAGCCCGAGGTCATGCCCTTGGCGCAGGTGATCATGTCCGGCACGTAGCCGAACTTGTCGCAGGCGAACATCGTGCCGAGCCGGCCGAAGGCGCAGATGACCTCGTCGGAGACGAGCAGCACGTCGTACTTGTCGCAGATCTCGCGCACACGCTGGAAGTACCCGGGCGGCGGCGGGAAGCAGCCGCCCGCGTTCTGCACCGGCTCCAGGAAGACGGCGGCCACCGTCTCGGGGCCCTCGAACAGGATCTCCTGCTCGATCTGGTCGGCGGCCCAGCGGCCGAAGGCGACCGGGTCGTCGGCGTGTATCGAGGCGCGGTAGATGTTGGTGTTGGGCACCTTGTGCGCGCCGGGGACCAGCGGCTCGAAGGGCGCCTTCAGGGCGGGCAGACCCGTGATGGACAGGGCGCCCTGCGGGGTGCCGTGGTAGGCGACCGCACGCGAGATGACCTTGTACTTGGTGTGGTTGCCGGTGAGCTTGTGGTACTGCTTCGCCAGCTTCCACGCGGTCTCGACGGCCTCGCCGCCGCCGGTGGTGAAGAAGACCTTGTTGAGGTCGCCCGGCGCGTAGTTCGCCAGACGCTCCGCGAGCTCGACGGCCTTGGGGTGGGCGTAGGACCACACCGGGAAGAAGGCCAGTTCCTGCGCCTGCTTGTAGGCGGTCTCGGCGAGCTCGTGACGGCCGTGTCCTGCGTTGACGACGAACAGGCCCGAGAGGCCGTCGAGGTACTTCTTGCCCTTGTCGTCGTAGATGTAGGTGCCCTCGCCACGGACGATGGTGGGGACGGGGGCGTTCTCGTACGACGACATGCGGGTGAAGTGCATCCACAGGTGGTCGTAGGCGGTCTGGCTGAGGTCCTTGCTCACGGCTATCGGGTTCCCCACATATAGGTCTGCTTCTTCAGCTTGAGGTAGACGAAGCTCTCGGTGGAGCGCACGCCGGGGAGGGCGCGGATCCTCTTGTTGATCACTTCGAGCAGGTGGTCGTCGTCCTCGCAGACGACCTCCACCATCAGGTCGAAGGAGCCCGCGGTCATCACCACGTACTCGCATTCGGCCATGGCCGTCAGCGCCTCCGCCACCGGGTCGAGGTCGCCCTCGACGCGGATGCCGACCATCGCCTGGCGCCTGAATCCCACGGTGAGCGGGTCGGTGACGGCGACGATCTGCATCACGCCCTGGTCGAGCAGCTTCTGGACGCGCTGGCGCACGGCCGCCTCGGACAGGCCGACGGCCTTGCCGATCGCGGCGTACGGGCGGCGCCCGTCCTCCTGAAGCTGCTCGATGATCGCCAGGGAGACGGCGTCGATCGTCGTCCCGTGGGAGCGCCGGGCGGCGTCCGTCTGCGGGGCGGTGGTCGGGAGCCGGGAGGGTGATCCGTTCCCGTTCCTGGGGTCTGTGCTTCGGCTGGCCACGGAGCCACTGTGCACCCGACCCGGCCCGTCCCGCAACCCCAAAGCGATGTAATTCGTTGTCCTGTGACCTTCCGGGAACTGAATCCGAAGTTCAGGGGCGTCGGGTCTGTCGAAAGCGTCGCTCCACCGACTAGGGTGGGCTGTCTCATCCATCGGACATCGGACCGGGAGGCCAGCGAAGTGACCACCGAACTGCGTCGTTTGCGCAATTACATCGACGGGGAGTTCCGCGATGCTGCCGACGGGCGGACCATCGAGGTGGTCAACCCGGCCACGGGCCAGCCGTACGCGACCTCGCCGCTCTCCGGCCAGCAGGACGTGGACGCCGCCATGGCGGCCGCGGCCAAGGCGTTCCCCGCCTGGCGCGACAGCACCCCGGCGGAGCGCCAGCGCGTGCTGCTGAAGATCGCGGACGCCTTCGAGGAGCGCGCCGAGGAGCTGATCGCCGCCGAGTCGGAGAACACCGGCAAGCCGATCGAGCTCACCCGCACCGAAGAGATCCCGCCGATGGTGGACCAGATCCGCTTCTTCGCGGGCGCGGCCCGGCTGCTTGAGGGCCGCAGCGCCGGCGAGTACATGGAGGGGCTGACCTCGATCGTGCGCCGCGAGCCGGTCGGCGTCTGCGCGCAGGTCGCGCCGTGGAACTACCCGATGATGATGGCCGTGTGGAAGTTCGCCCCGGCGCTCGCCGCGGGCAACACGGTCGTCCTCAAGCCCTCGGACACCACCCCCGCCTCGACCGTCCTGATCGCCGAGATCATCGGCGCGATCGTCCCCAAGGGCGTCTTCAACGTCGTGTGCGGCGACCGTGACACGGGCCGCGCG
Protein-coding regions in this window:
- a CDS encoding ATP-binding cassette domain-containing protein, which produces MVAPPDNDVLWARSLHHSHSGSPALTGVGVGVREGEILAVGGPRGCGKTTLLRCLSGTLVPDEGEVWFNSVPVHTLGAVSRERLRRDRFAWIDPEPTLVPELSAWENAALPLLLRGAPHRDAKKAALEWLERLDVDTCAKRRPHALLQAERQRVAIARALVTGPTVLFADEPTATLHRADGAQVLRTLLTAVRSHRITTLIATHDTDVAELADRTVVLIDGRRVNSRVTTDGSDTEGIAACSLSV
- a CDS encoding aspartate aminotransferase family protein yields the protein MGNPIAVSKDLSQTAYDHLWMHFTRMSSYENAPVPTIVRGEGTYIYDDKGKKYLDGLSGLFVVNAGHGRHELAETAYKQAQELAFFPVWSYAHPKAVELAERLANYAPGDLNKVFFTTGGGEAVETAWKLAKQYHKLTGNHTKYKVISRAVAYHGTPQGALSITGLPALKAPFEPLVPGAHKVPNTNIYRASIHADDPVAFGRWAADQIEQEILFEGPETVAAVFLEPVQNAGGCFPPPPGYFQRVREICDKYDVLLVSDEVICAFGRLGTMFACDKFGYVPDMITCAKGMTSGYSPIGACIISDKLAEPFYKGDNTFLHGYTFGGHPVSAAVGLANLDIFEKEGLNQHVLDNEGAFFDTLKKLHDLPIVGDVRGNGFFYGIELVKDKVTKESFNDEETERVLYGFLSKALYDNGLYCRADDRGDPVVQLAPPLISDQSTFDEIEGVLRQVLTEAWTKL
- a CDS encoding Lrp/AsnC family transcriptional regulator: MASRSTDPRNGNGSPSRLPTTAPQTDAARRSHGTTIDAVSLAIIEQLQEDGRRPYAAIGKAVGLSEAAVRQRVQKLLDQGVMQIVAVTDPLTVGFRRQAMVGIRVEGDLDPVAEALTAMAECEYVVMTAGSFDLMVEVVCEDDDHLLEVINKRIRALPGVRSTESFVYLKLKKQTYMWGTR